In Zingiber officinale cultivar Zhangliang chromosome 9B, Zo_v1.1, whole genome shotgun sequence, the genomic window aaaatgagcaaAAACAGTGATAAATTTggcacatcaagagagtatcaagtggaagatagagtatcaagattctttgttgggcatcaaattgaaggagaggttagcttgatactttgaattgataatgacaaatggtatacaTTTCTTTTTTACATCAAatgggtcaactcatcaagtatattcctccaatactcttatcttctcaattttcttcattattgccttttcttttgcctattacattcacttcacttgttctttttgcttccaattcaatttttcatgataaattccttttgattcatgtatgctatgttatagtggtggagaattagaacataagcaagcttatggtagtgaactattgtgagttgcattgagagagctccacttatatgaaattttgagtgtgagagctagaataggtaaatcccttgtgagattgcaacttgcttaatttttcatttggattgaaactaccatacctactgattattgtttgaattgtattcatgaatgtttgtgatctttaagatgatcttggttaaattctttttactattttctaggtattgctagggaatttgtgtggagatgatttttagttttcttgacttgaacgggacgtccaagattaagtgtgggggatttgataaccatgattttggctatattattttgaatcataatgcatgtttttattagtttattcatagcataatctcacatttagattgcatttcataatttgcatttgattttggacctaattgtaaattagctaattttcatggtatttgatgctaatatttgattcttattttgtaggcatcaaaagggtcatggacccgatcatattggaccacatttgggctcaaatcaagagctaatcaagtcgatcaagcctcggagcattataggtcgttcatccaagattgaacagatctggaccatccgttgaagatctggacgatccaacttaatggggagcagatctgagccattgatgaagatccagaagttttgatgcagatctgagttcatccagccattgatccagccagattaatctggaccgttcattgaagactgggcggatctggaccatccagtgatgatctgaaagatccgacctacaggagagtagatctagaccctagattaacatcagtaccttcagatcatattttgggcaaactttcaccgttgatttagctcagaagtttctcagccgtccgatcagattgaagatgatttaaaagcttcgtgagaagctacagtacagtCGAGCTCGGCGTCGCGATTTTCCAGCACAGTGTCATCTTCTTCGCGCGACGCCGCAGTTTCCCCATCCTTCTCCAGATCTACTTTTCAGTGATTCTCGTTGGCGTTGGAGCTTCTATCCATTGGCTTCCAAGTCTCGATCTTCTGCACGCGCCGGCGATTTCCTCTCCGGAGCTCAGATCTGTGCGATTATTtcctctgtttcagccatcatcGGAGGAATTCCTTGGTGACAGTGGCTCGCCTCCATCAGAGAGCATCGATCCAGAGACTGCAATCCTCAGATCTGCAGAATTTCAAGCTCGGCAGTGTTAATCTTCACCATCTTTTCCTGGAAGCATTTCTTCGGTGCTGGACGAGATGGTACTGAGTCAGTGATCGAGAGCTCCTTCACCATTCagattccttgtgtgacggcaagggaagactcattagaagagtagatttgggtagagatggtttagatttaaatcttGCAATTTATGAATTCTAGTTTTAGTTTTGTTACTAGATCTTCTTATTTGCAATTCAATTCTGTTACTTGCATTTCTGATTACTTCAAATTTCAGTAACTCCACCCATGTTAAGCTACTAATTCAGTTTGCAATCTATTTCTTATTTTGTGTTCTTAATTTTAGGTTAAGCTAGCTAATGTTTAGTCACTAACAAGAGCTTATCTAGAGTTTTGTTTTGAATGTCTAGCTACTAATTTGGTTTTCCTTTATTAGAGTTGATTTGATTCTTAAACTTTGTGGTACTGCGCTGAAGTTGATATTGGAATGATCACAAAATGTCTTCATTATTAATCTTTGTTTGGCATTGTAGAATATGTTTGAGAATTGAAAATGTAGTGTTTGAGTTTTTACTTTGATTGTGATGGTGAATGATTCTTTAATTCTATTCTTGAATGCATTAGATGAGGACAAGTTGATTTGTAAGTCAAAGGATGAACTTAATTGACTTTGTTGATGTAAtaatttgattggaaccaattctagaattcacacatttactagttagcccttggaaaaatacgacttgggactccttactacatgtGATTACTTTAATTACaatgagttccaatctttattaatttggagtgctACGTGACATGCAAGTGGCTAACAccagttggccagaagtacccggccagcaggatcttcttagccagcgatcgcctgcccggatgtcctccgcacgatccttggtgcacttcctgtaggatgtactccgcgtcctccgagctcacacatttcaaaagtgggcgggagaaagccttcttgtagagttggtctccaacgagtgtgaaccgacTGGCTCTCCTTCTCAATAGCTGgacttcctcccgatcggacggtgtcgcacctgagcgcagaaactccataatgatagatcgtttgaagcgatagagggggggggggggggggaaatatcacgccttttaaaaactatttcttttTCGTATTTTGAAactaaagtcgtgcagcggaaataagaaaacaagacaaggtattttacttcgttcggagcctaattcgactcatactcgaaggcccgcggtccttgaccgcaccgataggcaaagcactataacccttctttccgaagttcttcggaaagaagcagatcgtacaaatgagtaagatagtaacaccctactatcttactaAATAATAAGTACaatgcaatatgaaaatataCCGACAGTAATAGAATATGAAGCGCAGTCGGTACTTCTGGACGGAGTGGCTTGTTGAGCTAATGAAGATGTGCAGCACGATCCGTACGCAAAGAAGAGCTTTCGAGATGATCAGAAGAGTTAGCCTTGCCTCAGACTTCGAACCTCATTTTATAGGTGCCttgggcgttcggtcgaccgatccctctgttcagtcgaccaaacccgctcccttccttcctggctagagTCTGATGCGGGCTCGATCTCTAACAATAACTgaactttaatggttcggtcgaccgatcccatttttcggtcgaccgatcagcttcctttccttctcgccgagattcgcacttaatgctccattaatgcttttatttgttcggtcgaccgaacctcattttcggtcgaccgatcatgctgtgataccataTTTCTGAGCCTGATCTGTTTTGCCAAAATtgtcttttcggtcgaccgaacctttgttcggtcgactgataaaatgcctttttggtcaactgaacctcctgttcagtcgactgaacccttggtAAATTGAAGTTTTCTGAGTGCTGGACGCGTGGccgctgacagagcctgattctgagttctgagtcaaaagttatgaccatttgaagtccaaagggtcatatgattctgcaacacaaagttagttcgatataacaataatattcctgcaaaacaaagttagcacagttataatacatgagtagtaatatgcatgagtaatataagacagtagaactgtcttgatctaaacttggaaaccttcccggtttcttcagttggatcaacgaccttaggttgttccctccAGGAACCGACCTCaccgtcgctcctccagttatttacctcaccctacctgccaaacgttggatcctccagacctgtttggactttactgtctggcAGTGATTAGGACTTTCCcgatagcctgcacacttagccaaatcatcagatcattacaagacttaacttgaacctttgacaacatcaaaacttaggtttgattctggtgcaacttgcaccaacacataatggctgtcctccaatcgctcgggaatgtgaggccctccatccggtcaatgtgcgccaccaaggatacttgctcaattggctgctggatgacgaccggtgatattgaacttgcgagcttggctaactcatctgccgcctggttctctgctcggggtatcttctggataatgacttctctgaagtgggtcttgagcttttcgaaggcctcagcgtagagcttgagcttgagccgagcattgttaatatcaaaagtgcccgagagctgctgggcggccagctgagagtctgaatggattgtcacccgaccggctcctacatgcctgGCTGCCTGCaaaccggctatgagggcctcatactccgcttcattattcgtGGCTCTGTAgttcagccggacggataggtgcatccgttcttcttgggaagagagtaatagcacaccaatcccgctcccgagccgagtggacgatccatccacaaatattttccacatagcttcgggctcgggattttgcacttcggtaacaaaatctgctaaggactgcgcctttatcgccgaacggggttgatactgaatgtcaaattcacttaactccgttgtccatttgatgagccgtccggacgcttctggattcagcagcactcttcccaatgggctatttgtctagacgatgattgtatgtgctaggaaataaggacgaagtctccgagcggagaggaccaaagcaaaagccagcttctcgagtccagtgtagcgagattcagcatcttttagaatatggctcaagaagtacacgggttgttcttcaccgcttgccctcactaatgccgagcctactgcctgctcggttgaagataaataaatgcagagcggctcacctacagctagcttggctagcacgggcaaggagttcaggtacgtcttcagctcctcaaacgcccgatcgcattcctcgtcccaatgaaacttagtagctttgcgtaggatcttgaaaaaagggagactctGGTCGGccgtcttagagatgaatcttgacaatgcagttatccgTCCGGTCAGGcgttgtacttccctcagatttcttgggggcggcatatcttgcaacgcttttaccttgctgggatttgcctctatgccccactcggtcactatatagcccaggaaacgcccgccttttgctccgaacaaacatttctgagggttcagcttgactccatacttcctcagcgtttggaaggtctcctccatgtccgtaaaaagatcagccgctcggacggacttgatgagaatatcatccatgtacacttctaaattgcgtccgatctgctccttgaatactttgttcatcaagcgctggtaggttgctcccgcgttcttcagtccgaacggcattacattgtaacagtaggtgccgtcggctgtgacgaagctgaccttctcttgatcttctcgggcgagcggtacctgatggtagccctgataggcgtctagcatgcatatcagctcgcacccggttgtgaagtccaccagttgatcgattcggggcagggggtagaagtcctttgaGCAGGCTTTGTTTAAatctcggaagtcgatgcagactcgccacttgttgcccggcttggagactagcaccatgttcgccagccagctcgggaactgcacttcccgtatgtggccggcctccaagagtttctccacctccgctcggatgatggcgttttgttcggcgctaaagtccctttttctttgcttcaccggccgagcgtccggtcgaacgtgaagctcatgctgtgctatacttggcgaaattcccggcaactcatgcgtcgaccaaacgaagacgtcgcaatttctctggagacatttgatcacctcctttttctggcttgcctccagatcggtcgcaatgaatgtggtggcctccgatcgggtcgggtggatctgcacctcttctttttcttaataaaccaaagagggtggtttttcggttatggcgttcacctcgatacGTGGCATCTTCCgcgcggaattagcttcggctcagaccatttcgacgtagcagcgccgagccgccagctgatctcctcgcacttctctaactttatcttcaaccgggaacttaattttctggtagaaggtggagacggtcgctcggaactcactgagcgctagtctccccaggataacattatatgctgagggagagtcgaccacgacgaagttggcagtccgcgtccttctgagcgactCTTCTCCTAGTGAAATAGCCAATCGGACCTGCCCGACtggtagaacttcattgcccgtaaacccgtagaggggggttgtcatgggcaacaactcagctcgatcaatttgcagttggtcgaaagcctttttaaatataatgttggccgagctgcctgtatcgatgaaaatgtggtgaatagtatagttagctattactgctttgatgatgagggtgtcgtcatgtggcacttcaactccctcaaggtccctgggcccgaagctgatttcgggcccgctcgcccgttcttgactgcagccgaccgcatggatcttgaGTTGCCTGACACTCGCTTTCctcgctctgttggagtcacctccggtcggtccgccagcgatgatgttgatttcgccccgggacgtgttgcttctattttcttcctcccgtgcggacggCCTAGGTCGCTCCTTGgatacccggggattgtcctcgtgcctctgaggatgatATTGCTCGGGAGACTTTCTGTATATTCGCCGACCGGCATCATGGTGTCGCTGTCTCCCGTCGGGCGATGTCGATCGATGACTACCACTCCGGGAAGCGGGGTGGGTGATCAGGGGAAGGCTTTGGCAATCTCGGGTGTTATGtgtgtcggtccggtggaacgagcaaaacatgggggtccatatcttcttttttggtttgggtcgctcggcggctacctcttggatggcgtgggaccttgcgtggtgagggcggactgcttcggctcgcggtcctctgggcggctgggccagtgagcggcttccactcggcaggggctagccgctcagttggagcttcttttcttcgagccgcctgggcttcctccacattaatgtactaattggcccggtgtaacatatgatcatagtctcggggcggctttcgaataagtgaacggaagaagtcaccgtccacaaggccttgcgtgaacgcattcatcattgtttctgagatggtcgttggaatatccatggccacccggttgaatcgttggatgtaagctcggagcggctccctgGGTTCTTCCTTGATGGCAAATagactgacactggtcttctggtaacgTCGACTActcgcaaaatgatggagaaaagcgatgcggaactctttaaagctggtgatggatccgtctggcagtctccggaaccatcgttgcgccgaccccgagagggtggtaaggaacacccggcatttcactccatctgtgtattgatgtagtgtagctgtgttgtcgaacttacctagatggtcgtctgggtcggtggttcctttgtattccccgatcgccgggggcacataatgctttggcagaggatcccgcgggatggcctctgaaaactgccggttgatccgctcaggggaggCGTctgttcggggagccttgccttttctgtagtcTCGCCTAGGCGCCTCGTCGGGTGAAGATCCTCAATCAAGGTTAGCTGGTGCGATTTCGGGAGGCGTacagaatagggcccgatgaaatggaaccggggCAGGCGGTGCTTCTCCTTGGATGCCGATCGGATCCTTATCTCGGCCCCATGCTGAGATGTTCTCCGGTCGGAACTCTgctgccgctcggcctcctgacgctgacgtcgcttgttgctccagtcgctcggcttgcgccttctgtttctgttgctccacgagcttagctgctcttgcctcgattagagcgtcgagctcctcctgggagagcatcacggtgtgatgtcgtccagcttcgtccatctcgtCCGCTCAGATGCaggtgcattcccacagacggcgccaatttgatcctgtccgaacgctgagtcgatggacgctggggacgtggcgctctccactgtcttcgactggatgaacgaatctccggcgaacctgcaaggaagtcgagccgggaaggggttcccggcgacgaccctccgacgctcaagtcaggcaagaggaaaacaatGAAGTGACTTCTAAGATGAGAGatcgcatacctccggtgaaatttgtgggctcttatatagagctctagggaggcttgtgcacacctgtcgaggcgtacacgtgtcctttgccatacctcagtatgggcttaccagaggagcatgtctgacaccatactgctacagtccgagcacctctctgatgggacagcagaaccttccgtcgtaggattctgcgtatgaCTTGGTCATCGAATATGTCTGTTATCAGAAGATGATgcccccaatgtccccttgtccttgtctcttttttccccgagccgagcgtccagccgctcgcgaccctgttcaccatgagcgtcggaaacccgactccccgtcgggttgtctttgattctgcccggacccgttcggccggttgacccgacccttctccgatcgtatggacctcatgctgacccttttgacttctgacctctacgtgtcattggctccccacaaagggggtcccctgttcttactgccggatcatctataatataattttttatttttggataaTCTCTCTTGATATAATCTTTGTCTTCATATTTATAGCATGTGATTAAGATTAAAGAGAACGACGgtgcatattttttatataaaattatttttactatgaaaaaaaaaatttttttactaTGAGAAAAAACAGTTTAACTCTAGAGTTCACCAAAAATTAATCATTAAAGGTcagattcttaataaaatagttaaataaatatttgatctataaaaaaatatattattatatatgcTATTTTTAATCGAATTTATcaatatttgaatttattttattttatatatttttataatagaataattataaataaaatttatcaaattaaatatctaatttattcATGAACTCCCGACGAAAATCTGGATCCATTCCTGCCCATCTGCGTGACTTTTTTTAAATAGAAGCATCATTGTTCCTCTTTCTGGAATGtgccttttattatttatttatttttataaaataatgagATACATTTCTGATTGTTAGAATAAAGAGAAGATGACAGAAGTCGAGAAAATGAATTAATGGATATTGATGAGATATTGCATTGTTATACCTGATTCAAAGCTCAGACTTAATCATTGAAATTTTACTACTTAAGAAGAAAATTAGTTTTCATTTTTTTGTCTAACTTAATCGGACAGACTTTTCAATAAACAAgcttaaacatattttttaaacttgatAATGTGAACAGATAAATTTGAAGACACTGAAGCCTATATAATTCAATATATCATTAATTCTCTTACATCACCATTCCATTTGTTTTTTAACACATGTTTctcaagaggaaaaaaaatattattaaaaaaatggaaaaaataataaataataaatgaaaataaataagcGCAAAAGTGGAATGAATgctcttatttttttaaatcaaagaGACATCTtacattaattttttataaaaacaaCCATCATACCCGATTAGTAACTTATGTATAATTACTCAACTACtcttcaatatatttttttttccttttatctctCATCTAAATCCTCAACTAGTAGGGAGCATGGTAATATTTATGAAATCGTAGCTATTACACATATTGTAGTAGCTATGATTTCATAACTATTACAACTCATACTTAACATgtttaaaaatattcatattatatCGTTAGAGTTTTGTAATTGTTACAACGCGGATGCAATCTTATTCACTTACCATTCATATTGTAACAGCTGTGAAATTGTAATTGttataattattttaacataTGTGATTTCATCTCTGCTATAACATGGATTCGACCTGTTCATAACATTCATGTTAtaacaactataaaatcataGCTACTTTGACATATATATTAATTATGATTCCATAACTACTAAAACATGCTATCGTTCAAATTTTAGATAGGAGATATAAGTTGGAGACaagaatagaaataatataatggAGGGTAACTAAATAATTGTACATGAGTTATCTATGGAGAATccttttcataaaaaattaaaatgggaTGGCCTTGATGATCTAGAAAAAACTGAGATGCTCTCTTGAACTTGATTGTTGCCTAATAAATAACATCTAGTTATTTCCGTCCACCTTATAATAAATGTATACTTAATTTGAGATGGATTGAACAATTTGCTTATCTCTTTATATTTCAGGGTTAATAACGTTTTGATTGCACAAACAGCACgataaaaagagatgaagaaacaACCTTTGTGAATTAAACTTAACTAATCACAGACATAGCCTCGTCTAAAAGCCATAACAAGTCCAAATCTGAGTAGATCACATGTCTTGACCAAAGCCAAAATTAAATTTCCTCATATATTAAGGTTGCAAAGATATGGCACCATCATCACCGTATTCCAAACgttgttttaagaatttgacccctCAAGCTACTTCATCATCACCaggtcgatcaatcgatcgatccatcTAAGAGATTTTCGGATTCTTTGATATCgtttttttattcatttatggCCCCAATCAGGACTCAATGAATGCTCTCCGGCCTGTTGGCTGAAGCAACACAATGCCTTGACAAATTGGCAACTGGTACAGAGGGCTGAATTCTGCTTACCCAGCATTTATATGGATCGAGTTTGAAGTTTGAGTTATAGTTATCTCATGGATTCTGTGTAGGAAAACCGCTCCGGTAAAGTTAAATAAGTTTTCATAATTTATTCTTTTTCAGAGTACATGAAACCGTCTTAAAAGGGTGGCGCTAAGGTGATGGTTTTACCCTTTAGCCACCCGAGTTTGAAGTTTGAACCCAAAAACATATCGCGGCTAGAAATCGGTAATTCTGATCCTCAAGAAGAAAAATTTAGTAGTGAAATTGACTAAACAAAAGGCATGCCcaatagttaaaattttaaataagttttttaaggaTTCTAATCATCAAccatataaaaatttattgaaacatcTCTAAATGAACtttttttatctaatttataGCATGAGTTACATGATTTTATGTATAttatatcaattttaaaataaaaaaaaataaatttaaattttcactaTTACTCTTAAATTACACACCCGAAACTTTTATCTCTGGAATGATCAAAgctttttattcaatttttttttaattttataaatctctCGAAAACCTAGGATGTCATACTAACACCATCTAGAAACCATGTTTTACATCCACCTTTCCAACCACAACCGTGAAATAAATCGCAAGTTAAAGAGAAGAAAAGGGGCAGCGAATGGCTCCATTAAAACAAGACCTTTCCTGATGAAGACAGAAACGTTTGCCTTCCCTTGGTCACTTCCACCCTCCCCCAACTCTCCCTAAGATTCCTTCCATCTCTCCGCCATGATAAACCAATTTAGTTTTGCAAATCCAAGAGCTTCCTTCGACTACAGTGATTACGAGCAGGGCGAGGCTGAGCATAAGGATGATTCGAGCACTCCGTCGCCTCTCTTGTGGAAGAACATGAACTTTCCGATGACTCGATCAGCCAGTAGCTCTCCGCGAGCTCAGGAGATCGTCAGTTACAGGCAGGAGATGATGGATTTGGTGAGAGGCATGCCGGAGTCAGCTTATGAGCTATCACTGAGAGATTTGGTGGAGACTCCAAGGATAGTGAAGAATGTGGAGGAAGCTGCAGAGACGAGGCAGGAAGGGGCCAAGAATAAGGCAGAGAAGGCAACGGATAGAAGCAAAGGAGGCTTGTTCCTCAAAACCTCTGTGCCAGTTTTAGATGGAGGGAAGACGAAGAGCTCGAAGTCTAATTCTTTTGCAAAGGTGTCTCCAAAGCCAGAAGCAGAGAAGGGGCTGCGTGAGTTGCAAGGCAGGGGAAGAAGCAGAATCAAAAGCAGTTCTGAAACAAGTAGCAGTAGCAGGTAAATTTCTTCAGACAAAAATCTCATATGCGTGTGTTGTTCGAACGTATTATTTTGATGTTTCAGGAAGATGAGAGGCTGCTGCTGTGGCTTCTTAGCTACAAACAAGAGCAAGTCCAAGGAAACATCAAAGGAAGTCAATTAATGAATCCTCTGTTAGATTCAGGAGGTTTGCTAATAGTGTAGTTATCTCATCAAGGACACGAATGGTTAGATTCTGGAGAGCTTGAGAAGTTGGAAAAATGGTTGTGATGAGATATGTGATGAAGTAATCACAAGGAATATTGAGGGTTTCAGAATTGCTTGCTGAAAAAAGAAAAAGGTCTTCAAGTTGCATTGTAATTTGCTGAACATAATAAAACTCAGTTTACTAAATGGCACTGTATGATACAATTAATAGCAATATCTGTAGATTTTAATTCATGAGGTTGAACTCTTGAACCACTATTCTATAGGTGTGTTGGTGTTGAACATTAACAATGTTAACTCAATAGGACCAAGATATGAACATAGAT contains:
- the LOC122024648 gene encoding uncharacterized protein LOC122024648 codes for the protein MINQFSFANPRASFDYSDYEQGEAEHKDDSSTPSPLLWKNMNFPMTRSASSSPRAQEIVSYRQEMMDLVRGMPESAYELSLRDLVETPRIVKNVEEAAETRQEGAKNKAEKATDRSKGGLFLKTSVPVLDGGKTKSSKSNSFAKVSPKPEAEKGLRELQGRGRSRIKSSSETSSSSRKMRGCCCGFLATNKSKSKETSKEVN